A section of the Pseudomonas lini genome encodes:
- a CDS encoding ABC transporter permease translates to MLSPYMSPIERVWFYSLRILCGLILLFLILPVLVIIPLSFNSGSFLVYPLQGFSLHWYQDFFASAEWMRSLKNSMIVAPAATVLAMIFGTLAAIGLTRGDFPGKPLVMALVISPMVVPVVIIGVASYLTFAPLGFGNSYLSLIVVHAVLGVPFVIITVSATLQGFNQNLVRAAASLGASPLTAFRRVTLPLIAPGVISGALFAFATSFDEVVVTLFLAGPEQATLPRQMFSGIRENLSPTIAAAATLLIAFSVILLLTLEWLRGRSEKLRTAQV, encoded by the coding sequence ATGCTGAGTCCTTATATGTCGCCCATCGAACGGGTATGGTTCTACAGCTTGCGGATTCTCTGCGGCTTGATTCTGTTGTTCCTGATCTTGCCGGTGCTGGTGATCATTCCGCTGTCATTCAATTCGGGGAGTTTTCTGGTTTATCCGCTGCAAGGTTTCTCACTGCACTGGTACCAGGACTTCTTTGCTTCGGCCGAATGGATGCGTTCATTGAAGAACAGCATGATCGTGGCCCCGGCAGCGACGGTACTGGCGATGATCTTCGGCACGCTGGCGGCGATCGGCCTGACCCGGGGCGATTTCCCGGGCAAACCGCTGGTGATGGCGCTGGTGATTTCGCCGATGGTGGTGCCGGTGGTGATCATTGGTGTAGCCAGTTACCTGACCTTTGCCCCACTGGGGTTCGGCAACAGCTATCTCTCGCTGATCGTCGTGCACGCTGTGCTGGGTGTGCCGTTCGTGATCATCACTGTGTCGGCGACCTTGCAGGGGTTTAACCAGAACCTGGTGCGGGCCGCTGCAAGCCTGGGGGCTTCGCCGCTGACCGCGTTTCGTCGGGTGACATTGCCGTTGATTGCGCCGGGCGTGATTTCCGGTGCGCTGTTTGCCTTCGCCACCTCGTTCGATGAAGTGGTGGTAACGCTGTTCCTCGCCGGCCCCGAACAAGCGACCTTGCCTCGGCAGATGTTCAGCGGCATCCGCGAAAACCTCAGCCCGACGATTGCCGCTGCCGCGACGCTGTTGATCGCGTTCTCGGTGATCCTGTTGCTGACGCTGGAATGGCTGCGCGGGCGCAGCGAAAAACTGCGCACTGCGCAGGTCTGA
- a CDS encoding ABC transporter permease codes for MAIAVPVNAGTDPTLKQRLKHAERINRWKAQALIAPLVLFLLLVFLVPIVALLYKSVGNPEVVGVMPRTVAAIASWDGRGLPAEPVYKAASEDLAEARKNQTLGDLSKRLNMELAGYRSLLTKTARALPFAPEPASYKEALEGLDERWGDPAYWQVVRRNTSGVTPYYLLAAVDHRIDDLGEIAPATPDQAIYLDIFARTFWMGLIITLICLVLAYPLAYLLANLPSRQSNLLMILVLLPFWTSILVRVAAWIVLLQSGGLINSGLMAMGVIDKPLELVFNRTGVYISMVHILLPFMILPIYSVMKGISPTYMRAAISLGCHPFASFWRVYFPQTYAGVGAGCLLVFILAIGYYITPALLGSPNDQMVSYFVAFYTNTSINWGMATALGGLLLLATVVLYLIYSWLVGASRLRLS; via the coding sequence ATGGCTATCGCCGTTCCCGTGAACGCGGGCACTGACCCCACCTTGAAGCAGCGGCTCAAGCACGCCGAGCGAATCAACCGCTGGAAAGCACAAGCCTTGATCGCGCCGTTGGTGCTGTTTCTGTTGCTGGTGTTCCTGGTGCCGATCGTGGCGCTGCTCTACAAAAGCGTTGGTAACCCGGAAGTGGTCGGCGTCATGCCGCGCACCGTGGCGGCCATCGCCAGTTGGGACGGCCGAGGCCTGCCGGCAGAGCCTGTGTACAAGGCCGCCAGCGAAGACCTCGCCGAAGCTCGCAAGAATCAGACCTTGGGCGACTTGTCCAAACGCTTGAACATGGAGTTGGCCGGCTACCGCAGCCTGCTGACCAAAACCGCACGTGCCTTGCCGTTCGCCCCCGAACCGGCCTCTTATAAAGAAGCGCTGGAAGGCCTCGACGAGCGCTGGGGCGATCCGGCCTATTGGCAGGTCGTGCGCCGCAACACCAGCGGCGTGACGCCTTATTACCTGCTGGCCGCCGTCGATCACCGCATTGACGACCTCGGCGAAATCGCTCCGGCCACCCCGGATCAGGCGATCTATCTCGACATCTTCGCCCGGACCTTCTGGATGGGCCTGATCATCACCTTGATCTGTCTGGTGCTGGCCTACCCGTTGGCTTACCTGCTGGCGAACCTGCCATCGCGACAAAGCAACCTGTTGATGATTCTGGTGCTGTTGCCGTTCTGGACCTCGATTCTGGTGCGGGTCGCCGCGTGGATTGTGTTGTTGCAATCGGGCGGCTTGATCAACAGCGGTCTGATGGCCATGGGCGTCATCGATAAGCCGCTGGAGCTGGTGTTCAACCGCACCGGGGTCTACATCTCGATGGTGCACATCCTGCTGCCGTTCATGATTCTGCCGATCTACAGCGTGATGAAAGGCATCTCGCCGACTTACATGCGCGCAGCGATTTCCCTCGGCTGTCACCCGTTCGCCAGTTTCTGGCGGGTGTATTTCCCGCAGACCTATGCCGGTGTCGGCGCCGGTTGCCTGTTGGTGTTCATCCTCGCCATCGGCTACTACATCACCCCTGCGTTGCTGGGCAGCCCGAACGATCAGATGGTCAGTTATTTCGTCGCCTTCTACACCAACACCAGTATCAACTGGGGCATGGCGACCGCACTCGGTGGGCTGTTGCTGCTGGCGACCGTGGTGCTTTATCTGATTTACAGCTGGCTGGTGGGCGCCAGTCGCCTGCGCCTGAGCTAA
- a CDS encoding ABC transporter substrate-binding protein: protein MLRSLKFTALVVGMMSAAHAMAAGPDLTVVSFGGANKAAQVKAFYAPWEAAGNGKIVAGEYNGEMAKVKAMVDTKSVSWDLVEVESPELSRGCDEDMFEQLDPKLFGKSEDYVKGAIQPCGVGFFVWSTVLAYNADKLASAPTSWVDFWDTKKFPGKRGLRKGAKYTLEFALMADGVAPKDVYKVLAGKDGQDRAFKKLDELKPSIQWWEAGAQPPQYLASGDVVMSSAYNGRIAAVQKESNLKVVWNGGIYDFDAWAIPKGLDKTRAEAAKKFIAFSVAPQQQKTYSENIAYGPANTQAVPLLSKDVLKDMPTTPENIANQVQIDVSFWADNGEQLEQRFNSWAAK from the coding sequence ATGTTGAGATCCTTGAAATTCACCGCTCTGGTCGTCGGCATGATGAGTGCGGCGCACGCGATGGCGGCGGGCCCGGACCTGACCGTGGTGTCCTTTGGCGGGGCGAACAAGGCGGCGCAGGTCAAAGCCTTCTACGCACCGTGGGAAGCAGCGGGCAACGGCAAAATCGTCGCTGGCGAGTACAACGGCGAGATGGCCAAGGTCAAAGCCATGGTCGACACCAAGAGCGTGTCCTGGGATCTGGTGGAAGTTGAATCGCCAGAGCTGTCCCGTGGTTGCGACGAAGACATGTTCGAGCAGCTTGATCCGAAGCTGTTCGGCAAGTCCGAAGACTACGTCAAAGGCGCCATCCAGCCGTGCGGCGTGGGCTTCTTCGTGTGGTCGACCGTGTTGGCCTACAACGCCGACAAACTGGCTTCCGCTCCGACTAGCTGGGTTGATTTCTGGGACACCAAGAAATTCCCGGGCAAACGTGGCCTGCGTAAAGGCGCCAAGTACACCCTGGAATTCGCCTTGATGGCCGATGGCGTTGCGCCGAAGGACGTCTACAAAGTACTGGCCGGCAAGGATGGTCAGGACCGTGCGTTCAAGAAACTCGATGAACTCAAGCCAAGCATTCAGTGGTGGGAAGCCGGCGCACAACCGCCGCAATACCTCGCCTCCGGTGACGTGGTCATGAGCTCGGCCTACAACGGCCGGATCGCGGCGGTACAGAAAGAAAGCAACCTGAAAGTGGTGTGGAACGGCGGTATCTACGACTTCGACGCGTGGGCAATTCCAAAAGGCCTGGATAAGACCCGTGCTGAAGCGGCGAAGAAATTCATCGCGTTCTCGGTGGCTCCGCAGCAGCAGAAGACCTACTCGGAAAACATTGCCTACGGCCCGGCCAATACCCAAGCCGTTCCATTGCTGTCCAAGGATGTTCTGAAGGACATGCCGACCACCCCGGAAAACATCGCCAACCAGGTGCAGATCGACGTCAGCTTCTGGGCTGACAACGGCGAGCAACTGGAGCAGCGCTTCAATTCCTGGGCTGCGAAGTAA
- a CDS encoding ABC transporter ATP-binding protein — protein MSQVDSSAGASDILVSFRGVQKSYDGENLIVKDLNLEIRKGEFLTLLGPSGSGKTTSLMMLAGFETPTAGEIQLAGRSINNVPPHKRDIGMVFQNYALFPHMTVAENLAFPLTVRGLNKSDVSDRVKRVLSMVQLDTFAQRYPAQLSGGQQQRVALARALVFEPQLVLMDEPLGALDKQLREHMQMEIKHLHQRLGVTVVYVTHDQGEALTMSDRVAVFHQGEIQQIAPPRSLYEEPKNTFVANFIGENNRLNGRLHSHTGDRCVVELGRGEKVEALAVNVGKTGEPVTLSIRPERVSLNGSSESCVNRFSGRVAEFIYLGDHVRVRLEVCGKTDFFVKQPIAELDPALAVGDVVPLGWQVEHVRALDPLLEAH, from the coding sequence CCAGCGATATTCTGGTCAGCTTTCGTGGAGTGCAAAAGAGCTACGACGGCGAGAACCTGATCGTCAAAGACCTCAACCTGGAGATTCGCAAAGGCGAATTCCTCACCTTGCTCGGGCCGTCCGGCTCCGGCAAGACCACCAGCCTGATGATGCTCGCCGGTTTCGAAACGCCGACCGCCGGGGAGATTCAACTGGCCGGGCGCTCCATCAACAACGTGCCGCCGCATAAACGCGACATCGGCATGGTGTTCCAGAACTACGCGTTGTTCCCGCACATGACGGTCGCCGAGAACCTGGCGTTTCCGCTGACTGTGCGCGGTTTGAACAAGAGCGATGTCAGTGACCGGGTCAAACGTGTTTTGAGCATGGTTCAGCTCGACACCTTCGCCCAGCGTTATCCGGCGCAACTGTCCGGCGGCCAGCAACAGCGTGTGGCCTTGGCCCGTGCGTTGGTGTTCGAACCGCAACTGGTGCTGATGGATGAACCCCTCGGCGCACTGGACAAACAACTGCGCGAACACATGCAGATGGAAATCAAACACCTGCACCAGCGCCTCGGTGTGACCGTGGTCTACGTGACCCACGACCAGGGCGAAGCCCTGACCATGTCCGACCGCGTTGCCGTGTTCCACCAGGGTGAAATCCAGCAGATCGCGCCACCGCGCTCCCTCTATGAAGAACCGAAAAACACCTTCGTCGCCAACTTCATCGGCGAGAACAACCGTCTCAATGGCCGCTTGCACAGCCATACCGGCGACCGCTGCGTGGTCGAACTCGGACGTGGTGAAAAGGTTGAAGCGCTGGCGGTCAATGTCGGCAAGACCGGCGAACCCGTCACGCTGTCGATTCGCCCGGAGCGCGTGAGCCTCAATGGTTCGAGCGAGTCCTGCGTCAACCGCTTCTCAGGGAGGGTGGCGGAATTCATCTATCTGGGCGACCACGTCCGGGTTCGCCTGGAAGTCTGCGGCAAGACCGACTTCTTCGTGAAACAACCGATTGCCGAGCTCGATCCTGCGCTGGCTGTCGGCGATGTGGTACCGCTTGGCTGGCAGGTCGAACACGTTCGCGCGCTCGACCCACTTTTAGAGGCGCATTGA